A genomic region of Serratia fonticola contains the following coding sequences:
- the tssC gene encoding type VI secretion system contractile sheath large subunit, with protein MSVNNENTKENQTTVLEHPQEGSVYASLFEKINLTPVSELGDLDAYQDNAALSETTADERVTAAVQVFLERLRLSGQKVDRLDKTLLDHHIADLDQMISRQLDVVMHHPEFQKVESAWRGLKQLVDGTDFRQNVKIEVLDVSKEDLRQDFEDSPEIIQSGMYRHAYIQEYDTPGGEPIGAVISNYEFDAGAQDIALLRNISKVSASAHMPFIGSVGPAFFGKSSMEEVAAIKDIGNYFDRAEYIKWKSFRETDDARYIGLTMPRVLGRLPYGPDTVPVRSFNYVEEVKGPDHEKYLWTNASFAFAANMVKSFIKNGWCVQIRGPQAGGAVTDLPIHLYDLGTGNQVKIPSEVMIPETREFEFANLGFIPLSYYKNRDYACFFSANSAQKPALYDTADATANSRINSRLPYIFLLSRIAHYLKLIQRENIGTTKDRRLLELELNNWVRGLVTEMTDPGDDLQASHPLRDAKVEVEDIEDNPGFFRVKLYAVPHFQVEGLDVNLSLVSQMPKAKA; from the coding sequence ATGTCTGTAAATAACGAAAACACCAAGGAAAACCAGACGACCGTGCTGGAGCATCCTCAAGAAGGCAGCGTTTACGCCTCTCTGTTTGAAAAAATCAATTTGACCCCGGTCTCCGAACTTGGCGATCTGGATGCCTATCAGGACAATGCGGCACTCTCTGAAACCACGGCTGACGAACGAGTCACCGCCGCGGTGCAGGTCTTCCTGGAGCGCCTGAGACTGTCTGGTCAAAAAGTGGATCGCCTGGATAAAACCCTGCTGGATCACCATATTGCCGATCTGGATCAGATGATCAGCCGCCAGCTCGACGTGGTGATGCATCATCCCGAATTCCAGAAAGTCGAGTCCGCCTGGCGCGGCCTGAAGCAATTGGTTGATGGCACCGATTTCCGCCAGAACGTGAAGATTGAAGTCCTCGATGTCTCCAAAGAAGACCTGCGTCAGGACTTCGAAGACTCGCCAGAAATCATCCAGAGCGGCATGTATCGCCATGCCTATATTCAGGAATATGACACCCCAGGCGGCGAGCCTATCGGCGCGGTGATTTCCAACTATGAATTTGATGCCGGGGCGCAGGATATCGCTCTGCTGCGCAACATCTCCAAGGTATCGGCTTCTGCCCATATGCCGTTTATCGGCTCCGTTGGTCCTGCTTTCTTCGGCAAATCCAGCATGGAAGAAGTGGCCGCCATCAAAGATATCGGTAACTACTTTGATCGTGCCGAATACATCAAGTGGAAGTCATTCCGTGAAACCGACGATGCCCGCTATATCGGCCTGACGATGCCGCGTGTATTGGGGCGTCTGCCTTATGGCCCGGATACCGTGCCGGTTCGCAGCTTCAACTATGTTGAAGAAGTCAAAGGTCCGGATCATGAGAAATACCTGTGGACCAACGCCTCGTTCGCCTTTGCTGCCAACATGGTGAAGAGCTTTATCAAGAACGGCTGGTGCGTGCAGATCCGTGGGCCGCAGGCTGGCGGCGCGGTGACTGACCTGCCGATCCACCTGTATGACCTGGGCACCGGTAATCAGGTGAAGATCCCGTCAGAGGTGATGATCCCGGAAACCCGCGAGTTCGAGTTTGCCAATCTAGGCTTTATCCCGTTGTCTTACTACAAAAACCGCGATTATGCCTGCTTCTTCTCGGCCAACTCCGCGCAGAAACCGGCACTGTACGACACCGCAGATGCTACCGCCAACAGCCGTATCAACTCACGCCTGCCGTACATCTTCCTGCTGTCGCGCATTGCCCATTATCTGAAGCTGATACAGCGTGAAAACATCGGTACTACCAAAGATCGCCGCCTGTTGGAGCTGGAACTGAATAACTGGGTGCGTGGGCTGGTGACCGAGATGACCGATCCCGGTGACGACCTGCAGGCATCTCACCCGCTGCGTGATGCCAAAGTGGAAGTTGAAGACATTGAAGACAACCCAGGTTTCTTCCGCGTGAAGCTGTATGCCGTACCGCACTTCCAGGTGGAAGGGCTGGACGTCAATCTGTCTCTGGTTTCCCAGATGCCAAAAGCGAAAGCGTAA
- the tssB gene encoding type VI secretion system contractile sheath small subunit, with amino-acid sequence MASSSYQNEIPRARVNIKLDLHTGGAQQKVELPLKLMVMGDYSNGQEHRALSEREKISVNKNNFNSVLAELSPSVRLVVENTLAGDKSEENIALTFKDMKDFEPEQVARSIPQLRALLSMRNLLRDLKSNLLDNVTFRKELETILKDESLSADLRAELAALAPKEA; translated from the coding sequence ATGGCCTCCTCCAGCTACCAAAATGAGATACCGCGCGCGCGCGTAAATATTAAACTAGACCTCCACACCGGGGGGGCTCAGCAGAAAGTTGAGTTGCCTCTCAAATTAATGGTGATGGGGGATTACAGCAACGGGCAAGAGCACCGCGCGTTGTCTGAGCGCGAAAAAATCTCCGTTAATAAAAATAACTTCAATAGTGTACTTGCAGAACTCAGCCCTTCCGTCAGATTAGTGGTGGAAAATACTCTGGCCGGGGACAAGAGCGAAGAAAACATTGCCTTGACCTTCAAAGACATGAAGGACTTCGAGCCAGAGCAGGTCGCACGCAGCATCCCACAACTTCGTGCTCTGCTTTCCATGCGTAACCTGTTGCGCGATCTTAAATCCAATCTCCTCGATAACGTGACTTTCCGCAAAGAGCTGGAAACCATTCTTAAAGATGAATCTTTAAGCGCCGATCTGCGCGCTGAACTGGCCGCGCTTGCCCCAAAAGAAGCGTAA